A part of Podarcis muralis chromosome 15, rPodMur119.hap1.1, whole genome shotgun sequence genomic DNA contains:
- the APOA4 gene encoding apolipoprotein A-IV: MTLKAAALILCLLAITGSQAKINADQVADVIWKYFTDMGHNAKETVEQVQQSEISKRLNTLFQDNFQALNTYAGELQNKLVPFATDMHLRLAEDSEKLKQQIQEEMQQLRARLAPHADDVHSAISKNIQELQAKLAPYAEELKTQVNQNAGELRRKLEPLAQQVQAKLQENMGSLQTSLSPYADELQQQVNQKVEDIKGSLTPYADELKAKVDQTMAELRNSLSPYTQDAQEQLNHQLEGLSFQMKKSIEDLQAQLLERTEDLRLKLSPLAQELREKLQGDAADLRESLTPYMEGLNKKMDQQIEEFRQVVGPYGENFNRLLVQKVEEMKKKLKPYAGETEDHLSFLEKDVRDRFNSFFDSLKQMANEKAPLPALEE; encoded by the exons ATGACTCTGAAGGCAGCAGCCTTGATCCTCTGCCTTTTGGCTATCACAG GGTCCCAGGCCAAGATCAACGCCGACCAGGTGGCTGACGTGATCTGGAAGTACTTCACCGATATGGGCCACAATGCCAAGGAGACGGTGGAACAAGTCCAGCAGTCAGAGATCAGCAAGCGGCTCAA CACCCTCTTCCAGGACAACTTCCAGGCCCTCAACACCTATGCTGGGGAGCTGCAGAACAAGCTGGTCCCCTTTGCCACAGACATGCACCTTCGGCTGGCAGAAGATTCCGAGAAGCTGAAGCAGCAAATCCAGGAAGAGATGCAGCAGCTCCGAGCCCGGTTGGCCCCTCACGCTGATGACGTCCATTCAGCAATCAGCAAGAATATTCAGGAGCTGCAGGCCAAGCTGGCCCCTTATGCAGAGGAGCTGAAGACCCAGGTGAACCAGAATGCTGGAGAGCTGCGCAGGAAGCTGGAGCCCCTGGCCCAGCAGGTGCAGGCCAAGCTCCAGGAGAACATGGGAagcctccagacctctctgtctcCCTACGCCGATGAGCTGCAGCAGCAGGTCAACCAGAAGGTGGAGGACATCAAAGGGAGCCTGACGCCCTATGCTGATGAGCTGAAGGCCAAGGTGGACCAAACCATGGCTGAGCTGCGGAACAGCTTGTCTCCCTACACCCAGGACGCCCAAGAGCAGCTGAACCACCAACTGGAGGGACTGTCTTTCCAGATGAAGAAGAGCATTGAGGATCTGCAGGCCCAGCTCTTGGAGAGGACCGAGGATCTGCGGCTCAAGCTGAGCCCTCTCGCCCAGGAGCTGAGGGAGAAGCTGCAGGGGGACGCGGCTGACCTGCGTGAATCTCTGACGCCCTACATGGAAGGCTTGAACAAAAAGATGGACCAGCAAATCGAGGAGTTCCGCCAGGTGGTGGGGCCCTATGGAGAGAACTTCAACAGGCTCCTGGTGCAGAAGGTGGAGGAGATGAAGAAGAAGCTGAAGCCTTATGCTGGTGAGACGGAGGATCACTTGAGCTTCCTGGAGAAAGATGTGAGGGACAGGTTCAATTCCTTCTTCGACAGCCTTAAGCAGATGGCCAATGAGAAGGCCCCTCTCCCTGCTTTGGAGGAATAG
- the APOA5 gene encoding apolipoprotein A-V, with protein MCIKAALLAVLLATFSASPANLQRSRVWDYFSQLTHDKGSTEQAQQLKGGQGVKNMKESLQDGANYVGHVLEKLTPVHRGFQPQFYQDADGLRQIIQREVESLRRKLSPYMDEAHQKISQNLEGLRLRLTPLTEQLMEQVSLCARELHQHFRPNLNAEGLLVETPGAVQKFTASYAEKAATFIDQVKEIFLPYADRLATEIHRTMEELHKSTTPHTAVMGQQLRQYLQEFSGKLTRNVKVLHLQIERNLEQLKVQLSLHPNTWVAHPSHRSQENHQLSVDLENMAQEVQERIEEFRRDTILQIDNFTRTTDREMEEMKSKLSPTTSYLEEFQENSTPLEDLHVRLDSLWKDIFQSLNEPSSSLY; from the exons ATGTGCATCAAAGCTGCCCTCCTAGCAGTGCTGCTGGCCACCTTTTCGG CTTCTCCAGCCAATCTTCAGCGGAGCCGCGTCTGGGACTACTTCAGCCAACTGACTCACGACAAGGGCAGCACGGAGCAAGCCCAGCAGCTGAAAGGAGGGCAGGGGGTGAA AAACATGAAGGAAAGTCTCCAAGATGGAGCCAACTACGTGGGACACGTCCTTGAGAAGTTGACCCCAGTACACAGGGGATTCCAACCCCAGTTCTACCAAGATGCCGATGGACTTCGGCAGATCATCCAGAGGGAGGTTGAAAGCCTCCGGAGGAAACTTTCTCCTTATATGGATGAGGCGCACCAAAAAATCAGCCAGAACTTAGAAGGTCTCCGCCTCCGCCTGactcccctcacagagcagcTGATGGAACAGGTCTCGCTATGTGCAAGAGAATTGCACCAGCATTTCAGGCCCAACCTCAACGCAGAGGGTCTGTTGGTGGAAACTCCAGGTGCGGTCCAGAAGTTTACAGCCTCTTATGCTGAAAAGGCAGCTACCTTTATTGACCAGGTGAAGGAGATTTTCCTTCCATATGCTGACAGGTTGGCAACTGAGATCCACCGTACCATGGAAGAACTCCACAAAAGCACAACACCTCACACTGCGGTTATGGGCCAGCAACTCAGGCAGTATCTACAAGAATTCTCCGGCAAGCTCACCCGCAATGTGAAGGTTCTCCATCTCCAAATTGAAAGGAACCTAGAGCAACTCAAGGTGCAGCTGAGCCTTCACCCCAACACCTGGGTTGCACATCCTTCCCACAGGAGCCAAGAAAACCACCAGCTGTCTGTGGACCTGGAAAATATGGCTCAGGAGGTTCAGGAGAGAATTGAGGAGTTCAGGAGAGATACAATCCTTCAGATAGACAACTTCACAAGGACCACGGACAGGGAGATGGAAGAAATGAAGTCCAAGCTGTCTCCCACAACCTCATACTTGGAAGAGTTCCAGGAAAACTCCACGCCACTGGAAGACTTGCATGTCAGGCTAGACTCCCTGTGGAAGGATATTTTCCAGAGTCTCAATGAGCCGAGCAGCAGCTTATACTGA
- the ZPR1 gene encoding zinc finger protein ZPR1 isoform X1: MSAIGTLDPIRGGGEATPALFRPLSAEDEEQLPDEIESLCMACHSNGVTRLLLTRIPFFKEIIVSSFACNRCGSTNSEIQSAGRIQDQGVCYMLTVRSKQDMNREVVKTDCATARVPELDFEIPAFSQKGALTTIEGLIERAIEGLKQDQPSRRETHPDVAEKIEEFICKLKRLKDVESAFTFILDDPSGNSFVENPHAPQRDEALVVTHYRRTAQQAALLGIEADEPKEDLTDPVDDLRNEVLQFGTNCPECNAPASTNMKLVQIPHFKEVIIMATNCDACGHRTNEVKSGGAIEPLGTKITLHVTDPSDMTRDILKSETCRVEIPELEFELGMGALGGKFTTLEGLLKDIQTLVEKNPFTLGDSSTSDKAEKLCAFGRKLQQVVDGQLRIHFVLDDPAGNSYLQNVYAPEEDPEMRVEHYERQFEQNEELGLNDMKTEGYEADGTSQR; this comes from the exons ATGTCGGCCATCGGGACCCTCGACCCTATCCGGGGCGGCGGGGAAGCGACCCCGGCCCTGTTCCGCCCGCTTAGCGCCGAGGACGAGGAGCAGCTGCCGGACGAGATCGAGTCCCTCTGCATGGCCTGTCACTCCAAC GGGGTGACTCGGTTGTTGCTGACTAGGATTCCCTTCTTCAAAGAGATCATTGTCAGTTCCTTTGCCTGCAATAGATGTGGCTCGACCAACTCAGAGATCCAGTCGGCTGGCCGGATCCAGGATCAAGGTGTATGCTATATGTTGACTGTGCGGAGCAAGCAG GATATGAATAGGGAAGTGGTGAAGACTGACTGTGCCACAGCTAGAGTACCCGAGCTAGACTTTGAAATCCCTGCTTTTTCTCAGAAGGGAG CTCTTACCACCATTGAAGGGTTAATTGAGAGAGCCATAGAAGGATTGAAGCAGGACCAGCCATCCCGTAGG gaaacccacccagatgttgCAGAGAAGATCGAGGAATtcatctgtaagctgaagcgctTGAAAGATGTGGAGTCAGCCTTCACTTTT aTCCTAGATGACCCCTCTGGCAACAGCTTTGTGGAAAACCCTCATGCCCCACAGAGGGACGAAGCCCTGGTGGTGACCCACTACAGGAGAACCGCTCAGCAGGCTGCTCTGCTTGGAATTGAG GCTGATGAACCCAAGGAGGACTTGACTGACCCTGTGGACGACCTACGGAATGAA GTGCTGCAGTTTGGCACCAACTGCCCTGAATGTAATGCTCCGGCCAGTACAAACATGAAGCTGGTGC AGATTCCTCATTTCAAAGAAGTCATTATCATGGCTACGAACTGTGATGCTTGTGGGCACAGAACAAACGAG GTTAAATCTGGAGGAGCCATAGAGCCTTTGGGGACCAAGATAACCCTTCATGTGACTGACCCATCAGACATGACGAGGGACATCCTCAAG TCTGAAACCTGCAGAGTGGAGATTCCAGAGCTTGAATTTGAGCTAGGAATGGGAGCCCTGGGTGGGAAATTCACAACTCTGGAAGGATTGCTAAAGGATATCCAGACTCTG GTGGAGAAGAACCCATTCACTCTGGGGGACAGCTCAACATCAGACAAAGCagaaaaactctgtgcatttggCAGGAAGCTACAACAG GTAGTAGATGGGCAGTTGAGGATACATTTTGTCCTGGATGACCCTGCAGGGAACAGTTACCTCCAG AACGTTTACGCTCCTGAGGAAGACCCGGAGATGCGAGTGGAGCACTACGAGCGGCAGTTTGAGCAGAACGAAGAGCTGGGCCTCAACGACATGAAAACAGAGGGCTACGAAGCAGACGGCACTTCCCAGCGGTAG
- the ZPR1 gene encoding zinc finger protein ZPR1 isoform X2 has product MSAIGTLDPIRGGGEATPALFRPLSAEDEEQLPDEIESLCMACHSNGVTRLLLTRIPFFKEIIVSSFACNRCGSTNSEIQSAGRIQDQGVCYMLTVRSKQDMNREVVKTDCATARVPELDFEIPAFSQKGALTTIEGLIERAIEGLKQDQPSRRETHPDVAEKIEEFICKLKRLKDVESAFTFILDDPSGNSFVENPHAPQRDEALVVTHYRRTAQQAALLGIEADEPKEDLTDPVDDLRNEVLQFGTNCPECNAPASTNMKLVQIPHFKEVIIMATNCDACGHRTNEVKSGGAIEPLGTKITLHVTDPSDMTRDILKVEKNPFTLGDSSTSDKAEKLCAFGRKLQQVVDGQLRIHFVLDDPAGNSYLQNVYAPEEDPEMRVEHYERQFEQNEELGLNDMKTEGYEADGTSQR; this is encoded by the exons ATGTCGGCCATCGGGACCCTCGACCCTATCCGGGGCGGCGGGGAAGCGACCCCGGCCCTGTTCCGCCCGCTTAGCGCCGAGGACGAGGAGCAGCTGCCGGACGAGATCGAGTCCCTCTGCATGGCCTGTCACTCCAAC GGGGTGACTCGGTTGTTGCTGACTAGGATTCCCTTCTTCAAAGAGATCATTGTCAGTTCCTTTGCCTGCAATAGATGTGGCTCGACCAACTCAGAGATCCAGTCGGCTGGCCGGATCCAGGATCAAGGTGTATGCTATATGTTGACTGTGCGGAGCAAGCAG GATATGAATAGGGAAGTGGTGAAGACTGACTGTGCCACAGCTAGAGTACCCGAGCTAGACTTTGAAATCCCTGCTTTTTCTCAGAAGGGAG CTCTTACCACCATTGAAGGGTTAATTGAGAGAGCCATAGAAGGATTGAAGCAGGACCAGCCATCCCGTAGG gaaacccacccagatgttgCAGAGAAGATCGAGGAATtcatctgtaagctgaagcgctTGAAAGATGTGGAGTCAGCCTTCACTTTT aTCCTAGATGACCCCTCTGGCAACAGCTTTGTGGAAAACCCTCATGCCCCACAGAGGGACGAAGCCCTGGTGGTGACCCACTACAGGAGAACCGCTCAGCAGGCTGCTCTGCTTGGAATTGAG GCTGATGAACCCAAGGAGGACTTGACTGACCCTGTGGACGACCTACGGAATGAA GTGCTGCAGTTTGGCACCAACTGCCCTGAATGTAATGCTCCGGCCAGTACAAACATGAAGCTGGTGC AGATTCCTCATTTCAAAGAAGTCATTATCATGGCTACGAACTGTGATGCTTGTGGGCACAGAACAAACGAG GTTAAATCTGGAGGAGCCATAGAGCCTTTGGGGACCAAGATAACCCTTCATGTGACTGACCCATCAGACATGACGAGGGACATCCTCAAG GTGGAGAAGAACCCATTCACTCTGGGGGACAGCTCAACATCAGACAAAGCagaaaaactctgtgcatttggCAGGAAGCTACAACAG GTAGTAGATGGGCAGTTGAGGATACATTTTGTCCTGGATGACCCTGCAGGGAACAGTTACCTCCAG AACGTTTACGCTCCTGAGGAAGACCCGGAGATGCGAGTGGAGCACTACGAGCGGCAGTTTGAGCAGAACGAAGAGCTGGGCCTCAACGACATGAAAACAGAGGGCTACGAAGCAGACGGCACTTCCCAGCGGTAG
- the APOA1 gene encoding apolipoprotein A-I — translation MRAITVTLALVFLTGTQARHFWQQDEPQQTPLERVHDALTVYVETIRTGLREAITQLDNSEWGKEVDLSLVPKLDKAHQILAELHKEIAPEMEELKQELKVHWDKGIEELKKHLEGVNANIQPYFDEFSKKLHQEIEALRAKAEPIEQEVKQIVRQNLETIQEKVRPVAEEARDKLRDHVDELRAKVAPHAEDMRQRLSQKLQELREQGAPRLREFQAEAQKHFTALREKIGPMVEKVREQLPNSVEGFKTYVEGLIASVQKAVEDEVKKGQQQQAA, via the exons ATGAGAGCCATCACAGTGACCCTGGCCCTGGTGTTCCTCACAG GAACCCAGGCCCGCCACTTCTGGCAGCAAGATGAACCCCAACAAACCCCCTTGGAGCGTGTGCACGACGCTCTCACTGTTTACGTAGAAACCATCAGGACTGGTCTCCGTGAAGCCATCACTCAGCTGGATAACTCTGAATGGGGCAAGGAAGTAGA CCTAAGCCTGGTTCCGAAATTGGACAAGGCGCACCAGATATTAGCTGAGTTGCACAAAGAAATAGCCCCCGAGATGGAAGAACTAAAGCAAGAGCTGAAAGTGCACTGGGACAAGGGGATCGAGGAGCTGAAGAAGCATTTGGAGGGCGTGAATGCCAATATCCAGCCCTACTTTGATGAATTCAGCAAGAAGCTCCACCAGGAAATAGAGGCTCTCCGGGCCAAGGCAGAGCCCATTGAGCAGGAGGTGAAGCAGATTGTGCGCCAGAACCTGGAGACAATTCAGGAGAAGGTGAGGCCAGTGGCCGAGGAAGCGCGGGACAAGCTGCGGGACCACGTGGACGAGCTGCGTGCCAAGGTGGCCCCCCACGCCGAAGACATGCGCCAGAGGCTGAGCCAGAAGCTGCAGGAGCTCCGGGAGCAGGGCGCCCCCAGGTTGAGAGAGTTTCAGGCCGAGGCCCAGAAGCACTTCACTGCCCTGCGGGAGAAGATCGGACCCATGGTGGAGAAGGTGCGTGAGCAACTGCCCAATAGCGTGGAAGGCTTCAAGACCTACGTGGAGGGCCTCATCGCCTCTGTGCAAAAGGCCGTGGAGGACGAGGTGAAGAAGGGGCAGCAACAGCAGGCCGCCTAG
- the APOC3 gene encoding apolipoprotein C-III, which translates to MRSCPGRRQTATPEKKEQVQPSDRMRRPLPLLFVLLALLAAFAQAQDAPKESLVAKVQVFAQQAIQKTQERFTTLRESEAAQQAREWITNGWANAVQYFGRVKEKIATFLKTPAPAA; encoded by the exons ATGAGAAGCTGCCCAGGCAGGCGCCAGACAGCAACTCCTGAGAAGAAGGAACAG GTCCAGCCAAGCGACAGAATGAGAAGGCCCCTTCCACTGCTCTTTGTCCTTCTGGCGCTGCTTGCTGCGTTTGCAC AAGCTCAAGATGCCCCAAAGGAGAGCCTGGTGGCCAAAGTGCAAGTCTTTGCCCAGCAAGCCATCCAAAAGACCCAGGAGCGCTTCACCACCCTCCGAGAGTCGGAGGCAGCCCAGCAGGCCAG GGAATGGATCACTAACGGCTGGGCAAATGCAGTTCAATACTTTGGCCGTGTAAAGGAGAAGATTGCCACATTTTTGAAGACGCCGGCACCTGCAGCATGA